Sequence from the Deltaproteobacteria bacterium genome:
GCTCTCCCGCCTGTTCGCCGAGCACGACTTCCTCGCCATCCCGGTCATCGACGCCGAGCGGCACGTGAAGGGCATCGTCACGGTCGACGACATCGTCGACGTCGTCCAGGAGGAGGCCACCGAGGACATCCAGAAGATCGGCGGCATGGAGGCCCTCGACGCGCCGTACCTCGAGATCGGCTTCGCGAGCATGGTGCGCAAGCGCGCCGGCTGGCTCGCCATCCTGTTCGTGGGCGAGATGCTGACCGCCACGGCGATGGGGTTCTACGAGCGCGAGATCGCCCGCGCCGTGGTCCTCGCGCTCTTCGTGCCGCTCATCATCTCGAGCGGCGGCAACTCGGGCTCGCAGGCCTCGACGCTGGTCGTGCGCGCGCTCGCCCTCGGCGAGGTGAAGCTGCGCGACTGGTGGCGGGTCGTCCGCCGCGAGATCGGGGCGGGGCTGTGGCTCGGCGCGATCCTCGCCTCGATCGGCTTGGCGCGCATCCTCGTCTGGCAGCTCCTGTTCCACACCTACGGCGACCACTACGTGCCCATCGCGCTCACCGTGGCGGCGAGCCTGATCGGGGTGGTGATGTGGGGGACGATCGCCGGGTCGATGCTCCCGCTCGTCCTGCGCCGGATCGGCTTCGACCCCGCCAGCGCCTCGGCACCCTTCGTCGCCACGCTGGTCGACGTGAGCGGGCTCGTGATCTACTTCTCGGTCGCGAGCCTGATCCTGCGCGGCACGCTGCTCTGACGCCCGGGCGCCGGAGGCTCCCGCCCGCACGGCGCACCGCCCCTCGGCGGCGGCCTCCTCGCGACCCGGCCAACCGGGAAGACCTGCGCGGTGAGCGACGCCCGCGCCCGGCGGCGGGGGGCGGCGTCGCCGCGACCTTCGAGGGCGCCGAGCGCGGCGTGCAGTCGGGGGTCCTGCGCGCAGCGGCGCCCGAGCGGGAGCGCCGACGCCGCCCCCCGCCGCCGCGCCCCCCGCCGCTCAGCTCACCGGGAAGATCTTCCCGAACCTCATCATGAACGCGAGGTCGCCCGTCACCTGATACTCGCCGTTCATGAACGCGTCGCGGCCGCTCTTCTCGCCGCGCGCGATGGCGAGCCAC
This genomic interval carries:
- a CDS encoding magnesium transporter, which translates into the protein LSRLFAEHDFLAIPVIDAERHVKGIVTVDDIVDVVQEEATEDIQKIGGMEALDAPYLEIGFASMVRKRAGWLAILFVGEMLTATAMGFYEREIARAVVLALFVPLIISSGGNSGSQASTLVVRALALGEVKLRDWWRVVRREIGAGLWLGAILASIGLARILVWQLLFHTYGDHYVPIALTVAASLIGVVMWGTIAGSMLPLVLRRIGFDPASASAPFVATLVDVSGLVIYFSVASLILRGTLL